A single genomic interval of Cucumis sativus cultivar 9930 chromosome 5, Cucumber_9930_V3, whole genome shotgun sequence harbors:
- the LOC101208896 gene encoding uncharacterized protein LOC101208896 isoform X2, whose protein sequence is MPPAPPPPPVPPPQPQPISNLTHLNKSKAALPDFFLAALSLFAFLSSSSSSSKSFKFPAFSIQLNPRRFFKIPSISMEFPNSNSKSLTFTSPQSLSEWLQPRLPSHSFASWGVIPGTKNLHNLWLEISQGETSLADSNPPIRTLHVLSLRIIDNHHRLLLESHQQLSDGTLRNRNRPLSEKMKPNETPESAVYRAVQEELGSILGDSDYSQLVRIVPDSYRLKIEERDSVSYPGLSASYVLHSMDVWVEGLPDGDFCTVEEEEYVNSEDTNIADHAVSVKKHFWKWDVAELAEYLAEEKRV, encoded by the exons ATGCCACCAGCCCCACCTCCACCTCCAGTTCCACCCCCACAACCGCAGCCCATCTCCAATCTTACTCACCTCAACAAATCTAAGGCAGCTCTTCCCGACTTTTTCCTCGCGGCTCTATCGCTTTTCgctttcctctcttcttcttcttcttcctccaaatcCTTCAAATTTCCTGCTTTCTCTATTCAATTAAACCCTCGCCGTTTTTTCAAGATACCTTCCATTTCCATGGAATTCCCCAACTCCAACTCCAAATCCTTGACCTTCACCTCTCCTCAATCCCTCTCCGAATGGCTTCAACCTCGCCTACCTTCCCATTCTTTTGCTTCTTGGGGCGTGATCCCTGGCACCAAGAACCTCCATAACCTCTGGCTCGAGATCTCCCAAGGAGAAACTTCCCTTGCCGATTCCAACCCTCCCATCCGCACCCTTCATGTCCTTTCTCTTCGAATTATTGATAATCATCACCGACTTCTTCTTGAATCCCACCAGCAGCTCTCTGATGGTACCCTACGGAATCGAAATCGACCCCTGTCCGAGAAAATGAAGCCCAATGAGACTCCTGAATCTGCCGTCTACCGGGCTGTCCAAGAAGAGCTCGGTTCCATTCTTGGCGATTCCGATTATTCTCAACTTGTTAGGATTGTTCCAGATTCCTATAGATTGAAGATTGAGGAGCGCGACTCAGTTTCCTACCCTGGTTTGTCGGCTAGTTACGTTTTGCATTCCATGGATGTTTGGGTGGAAGGTTTACCCGATGGAGACTTCTGCACTGTGGAAGAGGAGGAATACGTAAACTCTGAGGACACAAACATTGCGGACCACGCTGTGTCCGTCAAGAAgcatttttggaaatgg GATGTCGCTGAATTAGCGGAGTATCTTGCCGAGGAAAAGCGAGTTTAG
- the LOC101208896 gene encoding uncharacterized protein LOC101208896 isoform X1: MPPAPPPPPVPPPQPQPISNLTHLNKSKAALPDFFLAALSLFAFLSSSSSSSKSFKFPAFSIQLNPRRFFKIPSISMEFPNSNSKSLTFTSPQSLSEWLQPRLPSHSFASWGVIPGTKNLHNLWLEISQGETSLADSNPPIRTLHVLSLRIIDNHHRLLLESHQQLSDGTLRNRNRPLSEKMKPNETPESAVYRAVQEELGSILGDSDYSQLVRIVPDSYRLKIEERDSVSYPGLSASYVLHSMDVWVEGLPDGDFCTVEEEEYVNSEDTNIADHAVSVKKHFWKWAKLEKSHSHLSPTLI; this comes from the exons ATGCCACCAGCCCCACCTCCACCTCCAGTTCCACCCCCACAACCGCAGCCCATCTCCAATCTTACTCACCTCAACAAATCTAAGGCAGCTCTTCCCGACTTTTTCCTCGCGGCTCTATCGCTTTTCgctttcctctcttcttcttcttcttcctccaaatcCTTCAAATTTCCTGCTTTCTCTATTCAATTAAACCCTCGCCGTTTTTTCAAGATACCTTCCATTTCCATGGAATTCCCCAACTCCAACTCCAAATCCTTGACCTTCACCTCTCCTCAATCCCTCTCCGAATGGCTTCAACCTCGCCTACCTTCCCATTCTTTTGCTTCTTGGGGCGTGATCCCTGGCACCAAGAACCTCCATAACCTCTGGCTCGAGATCTCCCAAGGAGAAACTTCCCTTGCCGATTCCAACCCTCCCATCCGCACCCTTCATGTCCTTTCTCTTCGAATTATTGATAATCATCACCGACTTCTTCTTGAATCCCACCAGCAGCTCTCTGATGGTACCCTACGGAATCGAAATCGACCCCTGTCCGAGAAAATGAAGCCCAATGAGACTCCTGAATCTGCCGTCTACCGGGCTGTCCAAGAAGAGCTCGGTTCCATTCTTGGCGATTCCGATTATTCTCAACTTGTTAGGATTGTTCCAGATTCCTATAGATTGAAGATTGAGGAGCGCGACTCAGTTTCCTACCCTGGTTTGTCGGCTAGTTACGTTTTGCATTCCATGGATGTTTGGGTGGAAGGTTTACCCGATGGAGACTTCTGCACTGTGGAAGAGGAGGAATACGTAAACTCTGAGGACACAAACATTGCGGACCACGCTGTGTCCGTCAAGAAgcatttttggaaatgg GCAAAATTGGAGAAGTCCCATTCCCATCTCTCACcaactttaatttga
- the LOC101209545 gene encoding NDR1/HIN1-like protein 26, with product MSLAHVKSPKHCANKQEVKVQKRYKKLFLGVSAFLSTISLLILLLWLILRPSKPEFRVKQADVYQLNLIDDLHLLNSSIQLTLSSKNPNHRLGIYYDNLQVYAVYKGQQITLPTSLPPFYQGYQEGNLLTAFLAGSRVPVAPSFGYEVGRDQSAGRFVLNLKAMGRLRWKVGSWVSGGYRFNVNCVAVMPFGPTLPTPPLTLNQPARCSTTL from the coding sequence atgtctcTAGCACACGTGAAATCCCCCAAACACTGTGCCAATAAGCAAGAAGTGAAGGTTCAAAAGCGCTACAAGAAGCTGTTCCTTGGAGTATCGGCATTTTTATCCACCATTTCCTTGCTGATACTGCTTCTCTGGCTCATCCTGCGTCCCTCGAAGCCAGAATTCAGGGTGAAACAGGCAGATGTGTATCAGCTGAACCTCATAGACGACCTTCACCTCCTCAACTCATCCATCCAACTCACTCTCTCCTCAAAAAACCCCAATCACAGGTTGGGAATATACTACGACAACCTTCAAGTGTACGCCGTTTATAAGGGGCAACAGATAACTCTCCCTACCTCTTTACCTCCTTTCTACCAGGGCTATCAAGAAGGTAATTTGCTCACCGCTTTCTTGGCGGGCAGCCGCGTACCGGTGGCTCCTTCCTTTGGATATGAAGTAGGACGGGATCAGTCGGCGGGGCGGTTCGTGCTCAATCTCAAAGCCATGGGAAGGCTCCGATGGAAGGTGGGGAGTTGGGTTTCTGGAGGCTATCGGTTTAATGTGAATTGTGTTGCGGTGATGCCGTTTGGGCCTACGCTCCCCACGCCTCCACTCACCCTAAACCAACCAGCTCGCTGCTCTACAACCCTTTAA
- the LOC101208896 gene encoding uncharacterized protein LOC101208896 isoform X3: MPPAPPPPPVPPPQPQPISNLTHLNKSKAALPDFFLAALSLFAFLSSSSSSSKSFKFPAFSIQLNPRRFFKIPSISMEFPNSNSKSLTFTSPQSLSEWLQPRLPSHSFASWGVIPGTKNLHNLWLEISQGETSLADSNPPIRTLHVLSLRIIDNHHRLLLESHQQLSDGTLRNRNRPLSEKMKPNETPESAVYRAVQEELGSILGDSDYSQLVRIVPDSYRLKIEERDSVSYPGLSASYVLHSMDVWVEGLPDGDFCTVEEEEYVNSEDTNIADHAVSVKKHFWKWPLR, from the exons ATGCCACCAGCCCCACCTCCACCTCCAGTTCCACCCCCACAACCGCAGCCCATCTCCAATCTTACTCACCTCAACAAATCTAAGGCAGCTCTTCCCGACTTTTTCCTCGCGGCTCTATCGCTTTTCgctttcctctcttcttcttcttcttcctccaaatcCTTCAAATTTCCTGCTTTCTCTATTCAATTAAACCCTCGCCGTTTTTTCAAGATACCTTCCATTTCCATGGAATTCCCCAACTCCAACTCCAAATCCTTGACCTTCACCTCTCCTCAATCCCTCTCCGAATGGCTTCAACCTCGCCTACCTTCCCATTCTTTTGCTTCTTGGGGCGTGATCCCTGGCACCAAGAACCTCCATAACCTCTGGCTCGAGATCTCCCAAGGAGAAACTTCCCTTGCCGATTCCAACCCTCCCATCCGCACCCTTCATGTCCTTTCTCTTCGAATTATTGATAATCATCACCGACTTCTTCTTGAATCCCACCAGCAGCTCTCTGATGGTACCCTACGGAATCGAAATCGACCCCTGTCCGAGAAAATGAAGCCCAATGAGACTCCTGAATCTGCCGTCTACCGGGCTGTCCAAGAAGAGCTCGGTTCCATTCTTGGCGATTCCGATTATTCTCAACTTGTTAGGATTGTTCCAGATTCCTATAGATTGAAGATTGAGGAGCGCGACTCAGTTTCCTACCCTGGTTTGTCGGCTAGTTACGTTTTGCATTCCATGGATGTTTGGGTGGAAGGTTTACCCGATGGAGACTTCTGCACTGTGGAAGAGGAGGAATACGTAAACTCTGAGGACACAAACATTGCGGACCACGCTGTGTCCGTCAAGAAgcatttttggaaatgg CCATTGAGATAA
- the LOC101208166 gene encoding NPL4-like protein 1, protein MMLRIRSRDGLERVAVENPHITIAQLKAIIQSQLKIPIHNQTLSTNQNILLAKTQDDLSKFTDMSNPNTYLSSLNLSHGSIVFLAYEGERTVAGPTVHPAGSFGRKMTMDDLIAKQMRITRQENPHCELVSFDRDCANAFQHYVNETLAFAVKRGGMMYGTVSPEGKVEVDFIYEPPQQGTEDNLLFFRDHDEERLVEAIAVGLGMRKVGFIFTQTISQDKKDYTLSNREVLQAAQFHSESELKEWVTAVVKLEVNEDGGADVHFEAFQMSDMCIRLFKECWFETDIGEDFDPKLSKMKKDVVVGVKDTRDVDNDFFLVVVKILDHQGPLSTTFPIENRNVPVTMKALKNHLDRSKGLPFVKRISDFHLLLLLARVLDVSSDVPALAECVQTQTGVPEGYKILIESMASAA, encoded by the exons ATGATGCTCAGAATTCGCAGTAGAGATGGTCTGGAGCGAGTCGCTGTAGAAAACCCACACATCACAATCGCTCAACTCAAAGCCATAATTCAATCCCAGCTCAAAATCCCAATCCACAACCAAACCCTCTCCACTAACCAAAATATTCTATTGGCTAAGACTCAGGATGATCTTTCCAAATTCACTGACATGTCTAATCCTAATACCTACCTCTCCTCGCTTAATTTGTCCCATGGGTCTATTGTCTTTCTCGCCTACGAGGGCGAGCGCACTGTTGCTGGGCCTACTGTCCATCCCGCCGGATCTTTTGGCCGTAAAATGACTATGGATGATCTAATTGCTAAGCAGATGCGGATCACTCGTCAAGAAAACCCGCACTGTGAATTGGTTTCTTTCGACCGGGATTGCGCCAATGCTTTCCAGCATTATGTTAATGAAACGCTAGCCTTCGCCGTCAAACGTGGGGGGATGATGTACGGAACCGTATCACCAGAAGGCAAGGTCGAGGTAGATTTCATATATGAGCCGCCACAGCAAGGGACTGAGGATAATTTACTGTTTTTCCGAGATCACGATGAGGAAAGATTGGTGGAAGCAATCGCAGTTGGGTTGGGAATGAGGAAAGTTGGGTTTATATTCACGCAGACGATAAGTCAGGACAAAAAGGACTACACCTTATCCAACAGGGAAGTACTCCAGGCGGCTCAGTTTCACTCTGAGAGCGAGTTGAAGGAGTGGGTGACAGCAGTTGTGAAGTTGGAGGTGAACGAGGATGGGGGTGCTGATGTTCATTTTGAGGCTTTTCAAATGAGTGACATGTGTATTAGATTGTTTAAGGAATGTTGGTTTGAGACGGATATTGGAGAGGATTTTGATCCCAAGCTCTCCAAGATGAAGAAGGACGTTGTTGTTGGTGTCAAAGACACTAGAGATGTTGACAATGATTTTTTCCTGGTCGTCGTCAAGATTCTCGACCATCAG GGTCCACTTTCGACAACATTTCCTATTGAAAACCGAAATGTTCCAGTGACCATGAAGGCATTGAAGAATCACCTAGACCGTTCAAAAGGGCTTCCGTTTGTGAAGCGAATTTCCGATTTTCATTTGCTACTGTTACTAGCCAGGGTGTTAGACGTGAGCTCTGACGTTCCTGCACTGGCTGAGTGCGTTCAGACCCAGACAGGCGTACCTGAAggttacaaaatattaatcgAGTCTATGGCAAGTGCTGCTTGA